CGCTGACGATCACGAGCCCGAACAAGATCCGGCTGATCGCCGACGGTGACCGCAAGAACGTCTTCAGCGCGGGCGACACCGTGGCCGACGCGCTCGCGAGCCTCGGCATCACGCTCGGCGCCCTGGACGAGGTCGACCCCCGTCCGGCCACGGCCATCAAGGACGGGATGCGCGTCAAGGTCGTCCGGGTGGCGAAGACGGTCCGTACGAAGACCGAGGAGATCGACTTCAAGACGAAGGTTCGCGAGGTCGACTCGATGGACGCCGGCGAGGTCAAGGTCGTCCGCAAGGGCAAGCCTGGCACGGCCAAGGTGACGTACGAGATCGTGCGCGCGGACGGCAAGGTCCGTAGCCGCAAGGTCGTCAAGACGGTCGTCGTCACGCCGGCCACGGCACAGATCGAGCGTCACGGCACCAAGCCGTCGACCCCGTCGATCGACGCGGGTGACGGCTCGGTCTGGGACCGCCTCGCCAAGTGCGAGTCGGGCGGCAACTGGAGCATCAACACGGGCAACGGCTACTACGGCGGGCTGCAGTTCAACCTCGGGACGTGGCGTGCGTACGGCGGCCAGGGCTACCCGCACGAGAACTCGCGCGAGCAGCAGATCGCCGTCGCGACCAAGCTGCGTGACGCCAACGGCGGCAGCTACGGCAGCTGGCCGCACTGCGCCGCCCAGCTGGGGCTCCCGACCTGACCGGCGACGTACGCCTCCTGGGCCCCGGCGACATCCGTTCTCTCGCCGCGGAGCTCGACGTCGTCCCGACGAAGAAGCGTGGGCAGAACTTCGTCATCGACGCCAACACGGTCCGCAGGATCGTGCGCGCTGCCGGAGTGGGTCCGGACGACGTCGTGCTCGAGATCGGCCCCGGGCTGGGGTCGCTGACCCTGGCCCTGCTCGACCAGGTGCGGCACGTGGTCGCGGTCGAGGTCGACGAGCGGCTCGCGACGGCGCTCCCGGCGACCATCGAGACGTTCGCACCGACCCGCGGCGGCGACGTCGACGTGCTCCACGCCGACGCCCTCCAGGTGACGGAGCTCCCGGGGCCGGCGCCGACGGCGCTGGTCGCGAACCTGCCGTACAACATCTCGGTCCCGGTCCTGCTGCACTTCTTCGAGCTCGTCCCGACCATCGAGCGGGGGCTGGTCATGGTCCAGGCCGAGGTCGCCGACCGGTTGGCGGCGGGGCCCGGCTCGCGGACGTACGGCGTGCCGAGCCTGAAGTCGTCCTGGTACGCCGACGTCCGTCCCGCGGGTCGGGTGGGCCGGAACGTGTTCTGGCCGGCCCCGAATGTCGACTCCGGTCTCGTCGCGTGGACGCGCCACGACCCTCCTGCGGACGCCGACCGCTCGCGCGTGTTCGCGGTCGTGGACGCCGCCTTCGCCCAGCGGCGCAAGACCCTGAGGGCGGCACTGGCCGGGATCGCCGGCGGCCCCGACCGGTCCGAGGCCGCGCTCGTGGCGGCCGACGTGTCGCCGCAGGCACGAGGCGAGCAGCTGGACCTCGCGGCGTACGTCCGGATCGCCGCAGCGCTCGACGCAGCGGCCGCGGAGGCCACCCAGCCCGACGCGCTCCCGGAGTGAGCTCAGCCCGACGCGCTCCCGGAGTGAGCTCAGCCCGACGCGCTCCCGGAGTGAGCGACCGCCGGACGGTAGGTTGAGCCGGTGCGTACGACGACCGCGCGGGTGCCCGCGAAGATCAACCTCTGCCTCGGCGTCGGCCCTCGACGCGACGACGGCTACCACCCCTTGGCGACGGTCTACCAGGCGGTCGACCTGTGCGACGAGGTCCGCGCGACCGAGGTCGACGACGACGCCGTGACTGTGCGCACGCTGTTCGCGGGTGACGGCACGCGCGAGCAGGCTCCGGTGCCGACCGGTCCCGACAACCTCGCCGTACGCGCCGCGCTCGCGCTGCGTGACGCGTACGCCGTCGATGCGGGCGTGTCGCTCGCCATCCGCAAGGCGATCCCCGTGATGGGCGGCATGGCGGGAGGCTCTGCCGACGCCGCCGCCGCGCTGGTCGCCTGCGACGCGCTGTGGGGCACCCAGGCGACCCGCCGTGAGCTCGAGGAGATCGCCGCGAAGCTCGGCTCCGACGTCCCCTTCCTGCTGCACGGCGGCACTGCTCTCGGCGGCGGGCGCGGCGAGGAGGTCAGTCCGGTCCTGGCGCGCGGCCGGTTCCACTGGGTGTTCGCGATCGCCGACCACGGGCTTTCGACCGCGCAGGTCTACGGCGAGTACGACGTGCTGCACGCCGACACGCCGCTCCCGATGCCCGAGGTGCCGCAGGAGCTCCTCACCGCACTGGCATCCGGCGACGCCGCCGCGCTCGGCCGCGCGTTGTCGAACGACCTCCAGGCTCCAGCGCTCCGTCTGCGTCCGGAGCTCCAGCAGGTCTTCGACGTAGCCGAGGAGGGCGACGCCCTCGGCGCCCTGGTGTCCGGTTCGGGGCCGACGGTGATGGTCCTCGCCGAGGACGCCGTCCACTCCGAGGAGCTGGCCCGCCTGCTGCTGGCGTCCGGAGTCTGCGCCGACGCCGTGCAGGCATCGGGCCCGGAGGCCGGGGCGCATCTCATCTGACGCGTACGCCACGTGGACCCCGGCTAAGCGCTCGCTTAGTATCGGCCCATGTCGACTGACCTGTTCTCTCTCGAAGGCCGCACCGCACTCGTCACCGGAGGGTCGCGCGGCATCGGCCGCATGATCGCCGAGGGCTTCCTCACCCAGGGTGCGCGCGTCTACATCACCGCCCGGAAGGCCGAGGCGTGCGACCGCGCAGCGGCCGAGATGTCCGACCTCGGGACCTGCGTCTCGCTGCCGTCCGACGTCTCGACCGTGGACGGGGTGCGTGAGCTCGTGGCGCGCTTCGGCGAGCTCGAGGACTCGCTGGACATCCTCGTGAACAACGCGGGCGCAGCGTGGGGTGCGCCGTACGCGGAGTTCCCGGAGAGCGGCTGGGACAAGGTCATGGACGTCAACGTCAAGGCGCCCTTCTTCCTGACCCAGGCGCTCACCCCGCTGCTGGCGAAGGCCGCGACGGACCACCCGGCGAAGGTCATCAACATCGCCTCGATCGACGGCCTGTCGCTGAACGCGGACGAGACCTACTCGTACCACGCGAGCAAGGCCGGGCTCGTCCACCTCACCCGCAAGCTCGGGGTCACCCTGGCGCCGGACAACATCGTGGTCAGCGGGATCGCGCCGGGCGCGTTCGCTTCGGAGATGAACCGAACGGCGCGTGACCACTCCGACGCCGTTGCCGCCCGCGTCCCGGCCGGCCGGATCGGGACCTCGGACGACATGGCAGGTGCGGCGATCTACTTGGCGTCTCGCGCCGGCGACTACGTGGTCGGCGAGACGCTCGTGGTCGACGGCGGCGTCACCCACGCGCGCTGAGCGCGACCTTCACCGCACCACGGCGGCGGTCACGCTGAGCTCGATCAGCGCCCCCGGGACCGCGAGCCCGGACACGATCGCCGCCGTGACCAGCGGAGGGGCACCGTCGCGGGCGAGCCGCGGCCCCGCCACGGCGTACGCCGCCTGGACGTCGATCGCCTCGGCGAACAGGATCGTCCAGGCGACGACGTCGTCGAACGTGGCTCCCGCCTCGGCGAGTGCCGTCTCGACGTTGTCGAGGGCTCTCGTGACCTGGGCGGCGGGCTCGTCGGAGACGATCGTCCCGGACTCGTCGACGCCGTTCTGGCCTCCGACGAGGATGGTGGTCGCCCCCGGCGGGATGACGGCGACGTGGCTGAAGGCCGGGCTCTGGACCAGGCCTGACGGACTGTGCAGTGCGATCTCGGTCATGTCTCGACGCTACGGGCGTACCCGGACACCACGTGTCCGGATTGGAGTCGGGATCGGGGACACGTGGTCCGCCTCGTAGGCTGGCAGGGTGACTCCGCCGCAGAACCTCGTGAACCTGGACGGTGTCGACAAGTCCCACGGCACCCGTACGCTGCTGGACTCGGTGAGCCTCGGCGTCGCCGTGACCGACCGGATCGGGGTCGTCGGCCGCAACGGCGGCGGCAAGACCACGCTCCTGCGGGTCCTCTCCCGGATCGAGCCGCCCGACGCGGGCCGGGTCACGCACACGCGGGGCCTGGAGGTCGGGTTCCTCACCCAGGCCGACGAGCTCCACGAGGCGCACACGCTCCGGGAGGCCGTCCTCGGAGGCAAGGCCGACCACGAGTGGGCGTCCGACCCGACCACGCGCGAGGTCGTGACGGTCCTCCTCGCCGGCATCTCCCTCGACCGCATCGTCGAAGGCATGTCCGGCGGCGAGAGGCGGCGCGCGTCCCTGGCGAGGCTCCTTCTCGGCCAGCACGACCTCCTCGTTCTCGACGAGCCGACGAACCACCTCGACATCGACGCCATCGCGTGGCTCGCACGTCACCTGCGCATCCGCGAGTGCGCGATCGTGGTCGTGACCCACGACCGTTGGTTCCTCGACGAGGTCGCGACTCGCACGTGGGAGGTCCATGACGGCGTCGTCGACCAGTACGACGGCGGCTACGCGGCGTACGTGCTGGCGCGTGCGGAGCGTGATCGCCAGGCGGCGGCGACGGAGAGCCGGCGGGCCAACCTGGCGCGCAAGGAGCTCGCCTGGCTCCGGCGGGGTGCGCCCGCGCGGACGTCGAAGCCGAAGTTCCGGATCGACGCCGCGAACGCGCTGATCGCCGACGAGCCGCCGCCGCGGGACCGGCTCGAGCTCGAGCGCTTCGCGACACAGCGGCTCGGCAAGGACGTCGTCGACCTCGAGGACGTCAGCCTCACCCGCGGTACGGCGCGGATCCTCGACCACGCGACCTGGCGGCTCGGCCCCGGCGACCGTGTCGGGCTCGTCGGTCCCAACGGCACCGGCAAGACCTCGGTGATGCGGTTGGTCGCGGGCACCCTCGAGCCCGACCGCGGACGGGTGAAGCGCGGCAAGACCATCTCCGTCGCGTACCTCTCGCAGGCCCTCGACGAGCTCGACCCGCAGGAGCGCGTGCTCGACGCGGTGAGCGGGCCGGAGCTGCGGGCGACCTCGTTGCTCGAGGGGTTCGGCTTCACGGGCGACCTCCTCACCTCACGGATCGGCGACCTGTCCGGCGGTGAGCGCCGCCGCCTCCAGGTGATGCGGCTGCTGCTGTCGGAGCCGAACGTCCTCCTGCTCGACGAGCCGACCAACGACCTCGACATCGACACGCTGACCGTGATCGAGGACTACCTCGACCGGTGGCCCGGCACGCTCGTCGTGGTCTCGCACGACCGCTACTTCCTCGAGCGCGTCACGGACACGGTCTACGAGCTGCCGGGAGACGGGTCCGTACGCATGCTCGTCGGCGGGGTCGACGCGTACCAGCCTCGCGACGTCGCCACGCGCCTGGCCATGTCGGCCGGACGGACACCCGTCGACGTGGTCGCCGCCACGACGGCCTCGGCGGACGCGGGACTGTCGGGTGCCGAGGAGCGCGCGGCGCAGAAGGAGATGGCGCGCATCGACCGTCGTCTGGCCAAGCTCTCGGAGCTCTCGGCAGGCATCGAGAAGCAGATGGCAGACCACCCGACGGACGTCGGGAAGCTGTCCGATCTGCAGGCCAGGCTGACCGAGATCACAGGCGAGAAGGGCGATCTGGAGTCAATCTGGTTGGAGCTCGCAGAGGTGTTAGGTTGACCGGGCCCGGCTGTCAGCGACCTGTATCGGAGTGAGCGTGGCCCGACCCGAATCTGCCGAGTCCTCGCACACGCGGGCCCGGTGGGTCATCCCGATCGCACTCGTCCTCGTCTGGCTGGTTCTCGGTGGTCTGGCCGGCCCGTTCGCCGGGAAGCTGTCGGAGGTGTCGGAGAACGACACGGCGGCCTTCCTGCCCGAGAGCGCGGAGTCGACCGAGGTTGCAGCGATCCAGGCGCAGTTCGCGCCGGACACGGTCCCGCTCGTCATCGTGTGGGAGTCGGACCAGCCGCTCTCGGACGCTGCCCGAGCCGACGTGGCAGAGCAGCTCGAGGCCGTCTCCCGGATCGAGGGGATCGACGGTCCTGCGAGAGGGCCCGTCCCGTCGGAGGACGGCGCGGCGCTCGCGGGGTACGCCCAGATCGATCCGGCGGCCGGTGAGGTCGAGACGGTCGTCGACGACGTCCGCGCCGCGGTCAGCGAGGTGGACGGCGCGACCCCCTATGTCACCGGGCCGGGCGGGTTCGCCGCCGACATCGGCTCCGCGTTCGGGGGCATCGACGGGCTGCTGCTCGGTGTCGCACTGGTCGTCGTCCTGGTGATCCTGCTGGTGGTCTATCGGAGCCCCCTGCTGCCCTTCGCGGTCCTGCTCACCTCCGTCCTCGGGCTCGGTCTCGCCGCGTTCGTGGTCTACCAGCTCGCTGTCGCCGGCGTCCTCGACCTCAACGGGCAGAGCCAGGGGATCATGTCGATCCTGGTGGTCGGCGCGGCCACCGACTACGCCCTGCTCCTCGTCGCGCGCTACCGCGAGGAGCTGCGGGTCCACGACGACCGGTTCACGGCGATGAAGGTCGCGTGGCGTCGTGCGCTGCGACCGGTGATCGCCTCCGGCAGCACCGTGATCCTCGGTCTGCTGTGCCTGCTCCTGTCCGACCTCACCTCGAACCGAAGCCTCGGCCCGGTCGCTGCCCTCGGCATCGCGGCCGCGATGCTCTCCGCACTCACGTTCCTTCCGGCGGTCCTGGTGCTCCTCGGGCGCACGGCCTTCTGGCCGTTCCGCCCGAACGTCGGCAGCGCCAAGCCGGAGGAGTCGGGCATCTGGGGCCGGGTCGCCTCGCTCGTGAAGCACCGCCCGCGTCGGCTGTGGGTCGGCGCCACGCTGGCCCTCGCCCTGGCTGCGGCGTTCGCGCCGACGTTCAGCGCGTCTGGTGTCTCGCAGAGCGACATCCTGCTCGGTGAGTCCGAGGCGGTGAGCGGGCAGGAGGCGCTCACCCGCCACTTCCCCGGAGGGTCCGGCTCTCCTGCGGTCGTCATCGCGCCGGAGGACGACCTCGACGAGGTCGTGCGCATCGTCGATCAGGCCGACGGCGTCGCCACCGTGGCGGCGATGCCCGCAGGCGAAGGCGCGGACGAGTCCCCGAAGGTGATCGACGGCCTCGTGATGATCGAGGTGACGCTGGAGGATCCGGCCGACAGCCACGCCGCGGAGGAGACCGTGCGCGCGCTGCGAGACGAGCTCCACGGGCTCGGCGACGAGGTTCTCGTCGGTGGCGAGACGGCGCAGCAGGTCGACGGCAACGACGTCGCGGAGCACGACCGTACGCTCATCATCCCCGTGGTGCTCATCGTCATCCTGCTCGTGCTCATCGTGCTGCTCCGGTCGGTGCTCGCGCCCGTCCTCCTCGTCGCGACCACCGTGCTGAGCTTCTTCTCGACCCTCGGGGTCGCGGCGCTGGTGTTCGAGCACGGTTTCGGCTGGCCGGGAGCAGACCCGTCGGTGCCGCTGTACGCGTTCGTCTTCCTCGTCGCGCTCGGCATCGACTACAACATCTTCCTGATGACGCGGGTGCGTGAGGAGTCGGCGAAGCGGGGGACCCACGAGGGCATCCTCCACGGGCTGGTGGTGACCGGTGGCGTGATCACGTCCGCCGGCGTGGTCCTCGCTGCCACGTTCTCGGCCCTCGCGGTGATCCCGATCCTGTTCCTGGCGCAGATCGCGTTCCTGGTCGCGTTCGGCGTCCTCCTCGACGCACTCCTGGTGCGCTCGCTGCTCGTGCCCGCGCTGTCGTACGACATCGGCTCGCGCATCTGGTGGCCGAGCAGCCTCCAGCGCCGGCGCTGACCGAGGCTCCGGTCAGCGGTCAGCGGTCAGCGGTCAGCGGTCGGCGGCTTCGCTCACGAGCCGTCAGAGGCGTCGAAGGGGAGGAGCAGGCCGCGCAGCAGCTCGGAGAGCCGGGCGGCGTCGTCCTCACCGAGTGCGGCGAGCAGCTCCCGCTCTCGTGACAGGAGCGCTTCAAGCGCTGCGTCGACGACGGAGCGGCCCTCGTCGGTGAGCCGGACCTGGACTCCGCGCCGGTCAGCGGGGTCGGGCAGACGCTCCACGAACCCGCGCGTCGTGAGCCGGTCGATGCGGTTCGTCATCGTCCCGCTGGTGACGAGGGTCTCGCGCAGGAGCTGGCCGGGCGAGAGCTGGTACGGCTCTCCCGCACGCCGCAGGGCGGACAGCACGTCGAACTCCCAGCCGTCGAGATGCTGGTCGGCGAAGGCTTCGCGCCGAGCGAGGTCGAGATGCCTCGACAGCCGTGAGACCCGGCTCAGGATCTCCATCGGGTCGACGTCGAGGTCGGGGCGCTCACGACGCCACGCGGCGACCAAGCGGTCCACCTCGTCTCGTTCCCACTCAGCCTCTCGCACCTCGCCAGCGTACCGTCAAGATTCTCGACGTCGAGACTCCGCAGTCGGCGATCCGCTGTCAATAGATGTTGACGACTTCGCATGTGTCAACTATCGTTGACGGCATGGCCGATCTGACAGACACCACGGACCGGGACCCCGCCATCGGCCTCCGTGCCGTTCGCGCACTCGGCGATCTCGCCGAGCGCCTCGAGCGGCTCCAGGTCGAACGCGCTCGAGAGCTCGGATGGTCGTGGCAGCAGATCGCCGACGCGCTCGGGGTGTCGCGCCAGGCCGCCCACAAGAAGCACGGCGGGTCCGAGCGACGAGGAGAGGACTGACATGTTCGAGAAGTTCACCGCGACCGCGCGCGCCGCGGTCGTCGAGGCGCAGGCAGAGGCCCGTGACGCGGGAGACCGGCGGATCGAGCCGGTCCATGTTCTGGGTGCGCTCTCGAAGCAGGAGCCGTCCGGCGGAGTGCTCGCGCGGCACGGCATCACGTACGAGGCGCTGCGTGCGGAGATCGTACGCAGCGGGGACGGTGCTCTCGACGCCGCGGCTCTCGCCTCGCTGGGTGTCGACCTCGAGAGCGTCCGTGAGCAGGCCGACGCGACGTTCGGGCCTGGCGCCCTCGACCGGGCGGGGCGCCGCCGGGGGCACCTCCGGTTCGTGCGCGCGAGCAAGGCTGCGCTCGAGCAGGCGCTCCGCGTCACGGTCGCGGGCCCGGGCCGGGAGATCGGCGCGCCACAGCTCCTCGCCGGTGTCCTCGCCGTCGACGACGCGCGAACGGCGGCCGTGCTCGGTGCCGTGTGCGACGACCCCGACACGCTGCGGGCCGAGGTCGCGCGGGCGGTCTCGGGAGAGGCGGCCTGAGTGCCGTCCTGGGACCCGGGGCTCTATCTCACCTACGAGTCCGAGCGAGCGCGCCCGTTCCTCGACCTGGTGGTCCGCGTGCCGACGGAGCCGCGCACGATCGTCGATCTCGGGTGCGGGCCGGGTCACCTCAGTGCAGTGCTCCGCCAGCGCTGGCCGCAGGCACGCATCACCGGTGTCGACTCGTCACCGGAGATGATCGAGCAGGCTCGCCGTGAGGGCGACGGCGAGGGGATCTCGTACGAGCTCGGTGACATCGCGTCGTGGAGTCCGCCGGCGCCGGTCGACCTGGTCGTGTCCAACGCGGCGTTCCAGTGGGTCCCGGAGCAGCTGGAGGTCGTGCCCCGACTGCGTCGCCACGTCGCGCCGGGGGGCGTGCTCGCCTTCCAGGTGCCGGACAACCACGACGAGCCGAACCACGTGCTGCTCCGAGAGCTCGCGGGACGTGCGCCGTACGCCGAGCACGCTGCTGGCCTCGCGACGGCGCGCGGGGTCTCGCCGGCGGCGTACCTCGACGTCCTGGTCGACGACGGGTGGGACCTCGACGTTTGGGGAACGACGTACTTCCATGTGCTCCCGGGAGACGACCCCGTCTTCCGGTGGATCTCGGGCACGGGTGCCCGTCCGGTCCTCCAGGCGCTGCCGCACGAGCTGCGGGCCGAGTTCGTCGAGAACTACAAGGCGGCGCTCCGCGAGGCGTACCCCCGGCGGGAGTACGGGACGGTGCTGCCGTTTCCGAGGACGTTCGTCGTCGCGAAGCGGCGCGTCTGACGGAGTCGCGAAGCGGCGCGTCTGACGGAGTCGCGAAGCGGCGCGTCAGTCTTCGTCGTGCGGCGGTGTCAGGACGGGCTTGACCTCGAGGTTGGAGAGGCCGTTCCACGCGAGGTTGACGAGGTGGGCGGTGACGACGTCCTTGCTGGGCTTGCGGGCGTGCAGCCACCACTGGCCGGTGGTCGAGACCATGCCGACGAGCATCTGGGCGTACATCGGTGCAAGCTTCGACTCGTAGCCGCGTCGTTTGAACTCCCCGACGAGGATGTCCTCGACGCGGCTGGCGACGTCGCCGATGATGCTGACGTACGAACCGTTGGGGGAGCCGCCGACGGGGGCGTCGCGGACCAGGATCCGGAACCCGTCCGAGCTGGTCTCGACGTAGGTGAGCAGCGCGAACGCGGCCTGCTGCAGGAGCTCGCGCGGGCCGCCGCTGGTGAGGGCGCCGCGCATCATGTCGAGCAGCGTGCGGACCTCGCGGTCGACCACCACGGCGTACAGGCCTTCCTTGCCGCCGAAGTGCTCGTAGACGACCGGTTTCGAGACGGAGGCACGGGCCGCGATCTCCTCGACGGTGGTGCCGTCGACCCCGCGGTCCGCGAAGAGGGTCCGGGCGGTCGCGATGAGCTGCTCACGCCGCTCGGCCGCCGTCATCCGCTTGCTGCTGCGCTTCGTCTCCGGATCCGGGTTCTTGGCCACTCTGGGCATTGTGCCGTACGACCTCAGACCAGCAGGGCGACGGCGACCACGGACACCCCGATCCCCAGGCCCGAACCGACTGCCGAGCGGCGCGGGTGCTGGTCGGGGAGGATGCGCAGCTCCGGCCAGCGCACGACGACGCCGGCCACGCCTGCCGCCAGCAGCGCGACGCACGTGCCCCACGCCCCGTAGGCGACAACGGCGGGCAGCTCGCTCCAGGGGACCAAGGATCGAGCGACGGCCAGCAGCGCGATGCCCTGAGCGGTCGCCGAGAGCAGCGCGAGCCGGTCTGCGCCTGGCTTGTTCGGTGGACGCCGCCAGGCCGTGTACGCCCCCGCCGCGAGGAGCACCAGGGCGACGGGAAGCACGAGATAGCGGGCGAGGTCGGTCATCGGGTGCCCTCCAAGATGTCGAGCGCGGCGTCGTCCACGTCGATCGCGGTGTCCGCGAGGACGACCACGCCTCGTCCTCGGGTGCGGTCGAGCGCGACCATCGCGCGGTATCCGCCGGTGCCTCCGTTGTGCCAGGTCGTCCCATCGGCGGACGTGAACCAGGCGAGTCCGATCCGGTCGCCGTCCGCGGCGTCCCAGCGCGGTTCGACGGCGTCGGCGCCCGGTGCGCTCCTGTCGAGCACGGCGCCGATCAGGACGGCGAGGTCGGCGGTGGTGGACCGGATGCCGCCGGCCGGCGCGTAGCCGTCCTGCACCCAGGGCTCCTCTGCCAGGCCGCTCGCCGCCCGGCCGTGGGTCGTAGCGTCCGCGTCGTCCTCGGGGACGGTCGTGTCGGTCAGTCCGAGTGGTTCGAGCAGACGGGTGCGCAGGAGCGCTGCGTAGTCGAGCCCGCTGCGTGCCGCGAGCGCCTGGCCGAGCAGGGCGCCGCCGAGGTTGGAGTACGACACGGAACCTCGCTCATCGCCCACCGACGCCTCGCGGGCTTCGGCGACAAGGTCGTCGACGCTCTCGTAGTACGGATTGCGGTGCCGCAACGTCGCGACGGCGGCGCCGGCCGTGCCCCAGAGCCCGCCACCCATGCGGGGGAGTCCGCTGCGGTGGCTTGCGAGCTCGGCGAGGGTCACGTCGGCCGCCGGGCTGTCTCCGAGATCCAGGTGGTCGCCGAGCGGTTCCTCGAGCGTCACCTCCCCGCGGGCGACCGCGTCGGAGAGCAGCATCGACGTCATCACCTTGGCGACGGAACCGATCTCGTACGGGGTGTGCTCGTTCGCGCCGAAGCCGGCGTAGCGGACGCCGTCGGGCTCGACGAGCGCCACGCTCACCGCGTGGTGGCCGCGCCCCAACGCGTCACGTGTCCTGGCGGCGAGGGCGTCGTCGCCGGACGCGTCCCCGAGCGTTGCGGGATGTGGAGCGAGCAGTGCGCCAAGGGCGACGACGACCGCCGCCGTGACCGCCCCGGCGATTGTTGTCGCGCGGGTCATCGCGTCCCTCCTGCGGCGGTCACCACCGCCAGCAGCGGGACGACGCGATCGGCAGGGACCACGTACTGGCCGCGTGCCGCCGTGGTGAGCCACCCGCCGGCCGTGAGCTGGTTGAGGTGGTGGTAGATCTGGCCGGTCGTTCCTCCACCGAGCTCGGTCAGCAGGTCGGAGGCGGTGCGCGCCCCGTTGAGGACGGCACGAAGGATCTGCATCCGGACCGGGCTGCCCAGCGCCGCGAGGGTGGGGGCGACATCGTCCCACGGCCGGTCGAGCAGCTCGTCGGTGTCGGCGCCGTACTGCCAGACGACCTCTCCGCCATCAGGCACGGTGAGCGAGCCGGCGTACACGACCGTTCCCGCGCCCGGCCTGCGCGCCGCGAGCCCTTCGAGCACCCAGAAGACCTCGGGGTCGTGCGCCGATGGCGCCGCGGGCTGTGCCTCCCCACCCGGGCGTGCTGCTTCGAGGGCGGCCACACGCTGTTCGAGCGCCTCGAGCCGAGCGTCCGTGGAAGATTCCATGTGAACGAGATTACGGAATTACGCAATCACGTACAAGCACAGGTCGTGATTGCGCGACTGGCCGACCGGGTCGACTCTGGGAGGAGACCAACTCCGAGGAGGTCGCCATGCACATCAGCCCACTCGCCAAATGGACCGCGGTCGTCGTGGTCGTCGCGAGCTTCGTGATCTCAGGCCTGACCATCCTGTCGCTCGCGCGCAGCGGTGTGCTCGACGGTGAGCCGTGGGAGCCGGTGGGTACCGCGCTCGCCATCTTCGGTGCGGTCACCGCGCTGATCGTCGGGATCGCCGAGGCCGACATCGGCACCCACAAGACCAAGCGGGACGCTGCCCCGCGCTGAGTCAGGAACCCGGCATGCCCGCGATCGGCGCTGACGCCGACGCGAGTGCCGCTCGTGCGTCGCGGACCACGGCGCGCAGCGCCAGGGCGTAGAGCGCCGCGGCCAGCGCGAGCAGCAGGAGCGCCACGGCGTACTGCCCGTCGACGCCGATCGGCTGCCCGCCGTTCAGCCGGCCGAAGGCGTTGCGGCCGCGGTGCACCGGCGTCAGGAAGTGGAAGACGAAGGTTGCCGCACCGGCGACCCCCAGCTGCAGCACGGTCGATCGTCTCGCGGACACCAGCGCGGCGATCACAAGGCCGGCGCCCGCAGTCAGCACCCCGAAGAACCACAGCCAACGCGCCGCCGTGAAGGCCTTCGGGTAGAAGTCTCCGAGGCACGCCTCGGGGAAGTCGCACTGGTCCTCGGAGTGGATGATCCAGTCCCAGTGCAGCCAGATCTCGAGGAGGCAGAGCAGCAGAGCGGCCGCGATGACGGCAGAGAGGGCGTACCGCCTCACGCGGCGGAGGGGGCTTCGACCCGCTTGGACTCGAGCCGCGACGCGACGGGCCAGCGGACGTCGCGAACCCAGCCGGCCTTCTCCATGAGCCAGATCAGGCGTGCCGAGATGTCGACCTGACCGGGCAGCACGCCGTGGCGAGCGCAGGTCGGGTCGGCGTGGTGGAGGTTGTGCCACGACTCGCCCATCGAAGGGATCGCCAGCCACCACACGTTGCCGGAGCGGTCGCGCGACTTGAACGGCGCCTCGCCCATCGTGTGGCAG
Above is a genomic segment from Mumia sp. Pv4-285 containing:
- a CDS encoding ubiquitin-like domain-containing protein, whose protein sequence is MRTRIALTAVSSVVVAAIVAGVLAFTMLSKTVTLSVDGKETEVRTFGGTVSDVLDAEGIELGDRDVVAPSAGADIKDGTKVAVRYARKLVLTVDGKATTYWTTALQVDDALTQLGIRPHSAAELSTSRSASVPRAGLALTITSPNKIRLIADGDRKNVFSAGDTVADALASLGITLGALDEVDPRPATAIKDGMRVKVVRVAKTVRTKTEEIDFKTKVREVDSMDAGEVKVVRKGKPGTAKVTYEIVRADGKVRSRKVVKTVVVTPATAQIERHGTKPSTPSIDAGDGSVWDRLAKCESGGNWSINTGNGYYGGLQFNLGTWRAYGGQGYPHENSREQQIAVATKLRDANGGSYGSWPHCAAQLGLPT
- the rsmA gene encoding 16S rRNA (adenine(1518)-N(6)/adenine(1519)-N(6))-dimethyltransferase RsmA; its protein translation is MTGDVRLLGPGDIRSLAAELDVVPTKKRGQNFVIDANTVRRIVRAAGVGPDDVVLEIGPGLGSLTLALLDQVRHVVAVEVDERLATALPATIETFAPTRGGDVDVLHADALQVTELPGPAPTALVANLPYNISVPVLLHFFELVPTIERGLVMVQAEVADRLAAGPGSRTYGVPSLKSSWYADVRPAGRVGRNVFWPAPNVDSGLVAWTRHDPPADADRSRVFAVVDAAFAQRRKTLRAALAGIAGGPDRSEAALVAADVSPQARGEQLDLAAYVRIAAALDAAAAEATQPDALPE
- a CDS encoding 4-(cytidine 5'-diphospho)-2-C-methyl-D-erythritol kinase, producing MRTTTARVPAKINLCLGVGPRRDDGYHPLATVYQAVDLCDEVRATEVDDDAVTVRTLFAGDGTREQAPVPTGPDNLAVRAALALRDAYAVDAGVSLAIRKAIPVMGGMAGGSADAAAALVACDALWGTQATRRELEEIAAKLGSDVPFLLHGGTALGGGRGEEVSPVLARGRFHWVFAIADHGLSTAQVYGEYDVLHADTPLPMPEVPQELLTALASGDAAALGRALSNDLQAPALRLRPELQQVFDVAEEGDALGALVSGSGPTVMVLAEDAVHSEELARLLLASGVCADAVQASGPEAGAHLI
- a CDS encoding SDR family oxidoreductase, which produces MSTDLFSLEGRTALVTGGSRGIGRMIAEGFLTQGARVYITARKAEACDRAAAEMSDLGTCVSLPSDVSTVDGVRELVARFGELEDSLDILVNNAGAAWGAPYAEFPESGWDKVMDVNVKAPFFLTQALTPLLAKAATDHPAKVINIASIDGLSLNADETYSYHASKAGLVHLTRKLGVTLAPDNIVVSGIAPGAFASEMNRTARDHSDAVAARVPAGRIGTSDDMAGAAIYLASRAGDYVVGETLVVDGGVTHAR
- a CDS encoding RidA family protein, with translation MTEIALHSPSGLVQSPAFSHVAVIPPGATTILVGGQNGVDESGTIVSDEPAAQVTRALDNVETALAEAGATFDDVVAWTILFAEAIDVQAAYAVAGPRLARDGAPPLVTAAIVSGLAVPGALIELSVTAAVVR
- a CDS encoding ABC-F family ATP-binding cassette domain-containing protein, which gives rise to MTPPQNLVNLDGVDKSHGTRTLLDSVSLGVAVTDRIGVVGRNGGGKTTLLRVLSRIEPPDAGRVTHTRGLEVGFLTQADELHEAHTLREAVLGGKADHEWASDPTTREVVTVLLAGISLDRIVEGMSGGERRRASLARLLLGQHDLLVLDEPTNHLDIDAIAWLARHLRIRECAIVVVTHDRWFLDEVATRTWEVHDGVVDQYDGGYAAYVLARAERDRQAAATESRRANLARKELAWLRRGAPARTSKPKFRIDAANALIADEPPPRDRLELERFATQRLGKDVVDLEDVSLTRGTARILDHATWRLGPGDRVGLVGPNGTGKTSVMRLVAGTLEPDRGRVKRGKTISVAYLSQALDELDPQERVLDAVSGPELRATSLLEGFGFTGDLLTSRIGDLSGGERRRLQVMRLLLSEPNVLLLDEPTNDLDIDTLTVIEDYLDRWPGTLVVVSHDRYFLERVTDTVYELPGDGSVRMLVGGVDAYQPRDVATRLAMSAGRTPVDVVAATTASADAGLSGAEERAAQKEMARIDRRLAKLSELSAGIEKQMADHPTDVGKLSDLQARLTEITGEKGDLESIWLELAEVLG